The Candidatus Limnocylindrales bacterium genome has a segment encoding these proteins:
- a CDS encoding bifunctional nuclease family protein: MYLEMKVKGLTLDPLTNMPIVILRDLEDKKALPIWVGLFEANAIALELEKISTPRPMTHDLMKDIIEGLNATVNKIVVNDLKNNTFYATIQLTTNGNKIVIDSRPSDAIALALRVGAPIYVAREVIEKAKSIDMNQESEDTEKLKEWLENLKPEDFSKYQM; this comes from the coding sequence ATGTATTTAGAAATGAAAGTCAAAGGACTTACATTGGATCCCTTAACCAATATGCCCATTGTTATTCTAAGGGATTTAGAAGATAAAAAGGCTCTGCCGATTTGGGTTGGGTTATTTGAAGCGAATGCTATCGCACTGGAATTGGAAAAAATCAGCACTCCAAGACCCATGACCCACGATCTGATGAAGGACATCATCGAAGGTCTGAATGCAACGGTTAATAAAATCGTGGTAAATGACCTTAAAAATAATACCTTCTACGCAACCATTCAGTTAACGACCAACGGAAATAAAATCGTGATTGACTCCAGACCCAGTGATGCCATTGCCCTGGCGCTCAGGGTCGGTGCGCCCATCTACGTTGCTCGAGAAGTCATCGAAAAGGCCAAAAGCATCGATATGAATCAGGAGTCGGAAGATACCGAAAAGCTGAAAGAGTGGTTGGAGAATTTAAAGCCTGAAGATTTCAGTAAATATCAAATGTAA